Proteins from a single region of Geothrix sp. PMB-07:
- a CDS encoding 3-deoxy-D-manno-octulosonic acid transferase — MDALDLSYRLAVSLAGAVARACVRGLPPGWRVRLEAQCPDLSAGRWVWLHAVSVGELLLADGLLLRLREAGHRVHLSTGTPAGLELLARRLPRWNADTGLITGGAFPLDDAAGLEPFLLRPPGVFIALETELWPGLLQALETQGVPRLVVNGRLTDKSMDRGGAWLRRAASRLTQVAARDEASAEAFRRLGAPQVALGGNLKADLPPPNPLHPGWNALRAAWAEHPILVAGNTVEGEEAILLKAWEAARAQVPGLRLILAPRQPRRFEGVAQAFAARGLAFRRASDPWPDAAAFAATDVLLLDTLGELSAVYAEGTVALVAGGWTTAGGHNPLEPVRAGVPTLLGPGFTNFEDLVPPLLAAGRLEVVESGAIEERVLAALQRAPLRPGPAPSLPEGLVGALDRTWALIEPHLPRLG; from the coding sequence GTGGATGCTCTCGACCTCAGCTACCGACTGGCGGTGTCCCTGGCCGGCGCCGTCGCCCGGGCCTGCGTCCGGGGCCTGCCCCCGGGCTGGCGTGTGCGCCTGGAGGCGCAGTGCCCGGATCTTTCGGCGGGCCGGTGGGTTTGGCTGCACGCGGTCAGTGTGGGCGAACTGCTGCTGGCGGATGGTCTGCTGTTGCGGCTGCGGGAGGCCGGGCACCGTGTTCACCTGAGCACGGGTACACCCGCGGGGTTGGAGTTGTTGGCACGACGCCTGCCACGATGGAACGCCGATACGGGCCTCATCACGGGCGGGGCCTTTCCCTTGGATGATGCCGCGGGGCTGGAGCCTTTCCTGCTTCGCCCCCCGGGAGTCTTCATCGCCCTGGAAACCGAACTTTGGCCGGGCCTGCTGCAGGCCCTGGAAACACAGGGCGTGCCGCGCCTGGTGGTCAATGGCAGGCTGACAGATAAATCCATGGACCGGGGTGGCGCCTGGTTGCGCCGGGCGGCCTCGCGGCTTACCCAAGTGGCGGCCCGGGATGAGGCCAGCGCTGAGGCTTTTCGGCGGCTGGGCGCACCCCAAGTGGCCCTGGGTGGAAACCTGAAGGCGGATCTGCCGCCGCCCAATCCCCTGCACCCTGGATGGAATGCCCTGCGCGCGGCATGGGCGGAGCACCCCATTCTGGTCGCGGGCAATACCGTGGAAGGCGAGGAGGCCATCCTCCTCAAGGCCTGGGAGGCTGCTCGTGCCCAGGTTCCCGGGCTGCGTCTGATCCTGGCGCCCCGCCAGCCTCGCCGTTTCGAGGGCGTGGCACAGGCCTTTGCCGCCCGTGGGTTGGCCTTCCGCCGGGCCTCTGACCCCTGGCCCGATGCCGCCGCCTTCGCCGCCACCGACGTTCTGCTGCTCGACACCCTGGGCGAGTTGTCTGCGGTCTACGCGGAGGGCACCGTGGCCCTGGTGGCTGGGGGCTGGACCACAGCCGGAGGGCACAACCCGCTGGAACCCGTGCGGGCAGGCGTTCCCACCCTGTTGGGCCCTGGGTTTACGAATTTCGAGGATCTGGTGCCGCCGCTGTTGGCGGCCGGAAGGCTGGAGGTGGTGGAAAGTGGCGCGATCGAGGAGCGTGTTCTGGCCGCCCTGCAGAGAGCGCCTCTGAGGCCGGGCCCGGCCCCATCCCTGCCGGAGGGCCTGGTTGGGGCTTTGGATCGAACCTGGGCATTGATCGAGCCTCATTTGCCCCGGCTTGGATAG
- a CDS encoding GTP-binding protein, translated as MDATHPLNTLLDILIVTGPLGAGKTTLVNRLLKAEVAAGRRVAVLINEFGAISVDGTLVDAERPELAGVENLVNGCVCCSLRDDVVATLRAWCDQPQGQRPERVVLETTGLADPTDLLDLEQEPDLAGRLRLAGLLTVVSCLAPVDHLKTKPLLHRQAALASLIHLSKADLDPSGAVAWESELRAAFKQIPMVATRQGLAPEGSPDPWLGDVQPLPEGWEASAGTSFAEARAFHLAFDHPVDPAALEALLLAPATQGGLLRAKGVCAFAGWARRNDGSDRWAFQLADGRLEISPLPLKGDGTAPDCVAVVIGTGLDQVRWKKDLRALEVVPEGARRKVILDH; from the coding sequence ATGGACGCGACCCACCCTCTGAACACCCTCTTGGACATCCTCATCGTCACCGGCCCCCTGGGCGCCGGAAAAACCACCTTGGTGAACCGCCTGCTGAAGGCCGAAGTCGCAGCTGGCCGCCGGGTGGCGGTGCTCATCAACGAATTCGGCGCCATCAGCGTGGACGGCACCCTGGTCGATGCGGAACGCCCAGAGCTAGCCGGTGTGGAAAATCTGGTGAACGGCTGTGTCTGCTGCAGCCTGAGGGATGACGTCGTGGCCACGCTCCGGGCCTGGTGCGACCAGCCCCAGGGCCAGCGACCCGAGCGGGTGGTGCTGGAAACCACGGGGCTGGCCGATCCCACCGACCTGCTCGACCTGGAGCAGGAGCCCGACCTGGCGGGTCGCCTCCGGCTGGCGGGCCTGCTCACGGTGGTCTCCTGCCTGGCCCCGGTGGACCACCTGAAGACCAAGCCGCTGCTGCACCGCCAGGCTGCCCTGGCCAGCCTCATTCACCTCAGCAAGGCCGATCTGGATCCATCCGGCGCCGTGGCCTGGGAAAGCGAGCTGCGCGCAGCCTTCAAGCAGATCCCCATGGTGGCGACCCGTCAGGGCCTGGCCCCGGAAGGCAGCCCAGATCCCTGGCTGGGAGACGTCCAGCCCCTGCCCGAAGGCTGGGAGGCCTCGGCTGGCACCAGCTTCGCGGAGGCACGGGCCTTCCATTTGGCCTTCGACCATCCCGTGGACCCGGCGGCACTGGAGGCCTTGCTGCTGGCCCCGGCAACCCAGGGTGGGCTGCTTCGCGCCAAGGGCGTATGCGCCTTCGCCGGGTGGGCGCGGCGCAACGACGGCAGCGACCGCTGGGCCTTCCAGCTGGCGGACGGCCGGCTGGAGATCTCCCCACTTCCCCTGAAGGGGGACGGAACGGCCCCTGATTGCGTGGCCGTGGTCATCGGCACGGGGCTGGATCAGGTCCGCTGGAAAAAGGATTTGCGTGCTCTGGAAGTGGTTCCAGAAGGCGCCCGGCGGAAAGTCATTCTCGATCACTAA
- a CDS encoding response regulator: MLKRFGFAKSDHIDREPVQMDVQQILAYLEELARLRTLLQVHVPSDPPALLSARVELVNDQDFLFSLSFPHQVPRLKPGESVELNFPLAGMRFKAQATYHDRGRYMESLFKVPRAVHFADRRSAMRTRIGSREKASAAVFESFFEGVAASGRLLNISMEGLCLRMEKAIQVQGSKRLALHPELFPPGKELQIVRIMNLPHLPTIECSGEVRYCASTAGGPVLMGIRLEGIGSLDHGNLHKFMLRRLPTFGRAFPSRQRRGSEEEAPEEEPDASDQETETSTEPAVIDPAFGDEVDAPGDPVFDALESPSAPSEDRLLRLRRRGKRFLVIMPDDLDRSIFVCTLHVGGYTCFFESRNLVHGLELSKKAKLDAIFLDQQIGPLTGNEVAQRLRKMGRLEGVPIFQLMQAPDVRAVLSAKAAGVNHVVKVPVDFDGELKHLLDRTLGLTKQ; the protein is encoded by the coding sequence ATGTTGAAGCGTTTTGGCTTCGCAAAGAGCGATCATATAGATCGTGAGCCCGTCCAGATGGACGTACAGCAGATTCTTGCTTATCTGGAGGAGCTGGCCCGCCTGCGGACCCTCCTGCAGGTCCACGTGCCTTCGGACCCTCCAGCCTTGCTGAGCGCCCGGGTGGAGCTCGTGAACGATCAGGATTTCCTCTTTTCCCTCAGTTTTCCCCACCAAGTGCCCCGCCTGAAACCAGGTGAATCCGTTGAGCTGAACTTCCCCCTGGCGGGCATGAGATTCAAGGCCCAGGCCACCTACCATGATCGCGGCCGCTACATGGAGAGCCTGTTCAAGGTCCCCCGGGCCGTCCATTTCGCAGACCGGCGCAGCGCCATGCGAACCCGGATCGGATCCCGGGAGAAGGCGAGCGCGGCGGTATTCGAGAGTTTCTTCGAGGGTGTGGCGGCCTCCGGCCGGCTGCTGAACATCAGCATGGAGGGCCTGTGCCTCCGCATGGAAAAGGCCATCCAGGTGCAGGGCAGCAAGCGCCTCGCGCTGCACCCGGAACTGTTCCCGCCCGGAAAAGAACTGCAGATCGTGCGGATCATGAACCTGCCACACCTGCCCACCATCGAATGCTCCGGAGAAGTCCGCTACTGTGCCTCCACGGCCGGCGGGCCGGTGCTCATGGGCATCCGCCTCGAAGGCATCGGCAGCCTCGATCACGGCAACCTCCACAAGTTCATGCTCCGCCGCCTGCCCACCTTCGGGCGGGCCTTCCCTTCCCGGCAGCGGCGGGGCAGCGAGGAGGAGGCTCCCGAAGAGGAACCGGATGCCTCCGATCAGGAGACCGAAACCTCCACGGAGCCTGCGGTCATCGATCCGGCCTTCGGAGACGAAGTGGATGCCCCTGGAGACCCGGTGTTCGACGCGCTGGAATCTCCCAGCGCCCCCAGCGAGGACCGTCTCCTCCGCCTGCGCCGCCGGGGCAAGCGGTTCCTGGTGATCATGCCCGATGACCTCGACCGCAGCATCTTCGTCTGCACGCTCCACGTGGGGGGGTACACCTGCTTTTTTGAATCCCGGAACCTCGTCCACGGGCTTGAACTGTCCAAGAAGGCCAAACTCGACGCCATCTTCCTGGACCAGCAGATCGGGCCGCTCACCGGGAACGAAGTGGCCCAGCGGCTGAGGAAGATGGGACGACTGGAAGGCGTTCCCATTTTCCAGCTCATGCAGGCGCCGGATGTGCGCGCCGTGCTTTCCGCCAAGGCTGCGGGCGTCAACCACGTGGTGAAGGTTCCTGTGGATTTCGACGGGGAATTGAAGCATCTCCTAGACCGCACTTTGGGCCTGACCAAGCAGTAG
- a CDS encoding Tex family protein encodes MAKELKLPRAGVAAIVALLDEGNTVPFIARYRKEATGSLDEVAIRNVEDRHAYYKDLLDRRKTVLKSIDEQGKLTPELKAKIETTWVKAELEDLYLPYKPKKRTKATVARERGLEPLLDSLLADATGADPFIISEPFIKDEDGLRSPSECLEGAGHILAERLAEDAAIRAWLRLEFHEQGVMHSVIREERKADQAALRFKPYFEFSEPIRKIPSHRLLALRRGEKEEILTVKLLVERENLVSQLVSKVEVNPASGYRRCLNEVCGDAFDRLLAPTIESEVRYEAKKKADLEAIKVFQTNLDHLLLAPPAGQRCTLGVDPGIRTGCKLVVINRLGQLVQNDVIYPLEPKRDLEGSRAILEKLCTGNPVEAIAIGNGTGGREVEAFIREWLRETNRTNLICVSVSEAGASVYSASDIAREEFPEHDVTVRGAVSIARRFQDPLAELVKVDPKSIGVGQYQHDVNQTSLKKGLDDVVESCVNRVGVDLNSASYKLLAYVAGIGEGLAKSIVSHRFEHGAFKRREQLLEVSRFGAKAFQQSAGFLRIRDGEDPLDASAVHPESYPVVQRICQLAGKTVPELLGNDAVLDALDPKLLVDEKFGIETVKDILGELKKPGRDPRHQFEIVQFREGVNKPSDLEVGMELQGIVTNVTDFGAFVDIGVHQDGLVHLSEIAHRYVKNPADALSVGQAVKVKVLAVDLEAKRIALSIKATLAAPEGAGQPQQHRRRPPRSEGQQGRPQGAPRPPRPEGPRPPRPEGQRPQGARPQGFRPEGPRPPRPEGPRPPRPQDARPPRPERDSRPPQTNREPAVAASGASLTDLMAKFNKGHR; translated from the coding sequence ATGGCCAAGGAGCTCAAGCTCCCCCGCGCGGGCGTGGCCGCCATCGTGGCGCTGCTGGATGAAGGCAACACCGTTCCCTTCATCGCCCGGTACCGCAAGGAAGCCACAGGCTCGCTCGATGAAGTGGCCATCCGCAATGTGGAGGATCGGCATGCCTACTACAAGGACCTGCTGGACCGCCGCAAGACCGTGCTCAAGTCCATCGACGAGCAGGGCAAGCTGACCCCGGAACTGAAGGCCAAGATCGAGACCACCTGGGTGAAGGCCGAGTTGGAAGATCTCTACCTGCCCTACAAGCCCAAGAAGCGCACCAAGGCCACCGTGGCCCGCGAGCGCGGCCTGGAGCCCCTGCTGGATTCCCTGCTGGCCGATGCCACTGGCGCTGATCCTTTCATCATCAGCGAGCCCTTCATCAAGGATGAGGATGGGCTGCGTTCCCCTTCGGAATGCCTTGAGGGCGCTGGCCACATCCTGGCTGAGCGCCTGGCCGAGGATGCCGCCATCCGCGCCTGGCTGCGCCTGGAATTCCACGAGCAGGGCGTCATGCACTCCGTCATCCGGGAAGAGCGCAAGGCCGATCAGGCCGCGCTGCGCTTCAAGCCCTACTTTGAATTCTCCGAGCCCATCCGCAAGATCCCCAGCCACCGTCTGCTGGCGCTGCGCCGCGGCGAGAAGGAGGAGATCCTCACGGTGAAGCTCCTGGTGGAACGCGAGAACCTTGTCAGCCAGCTGGTCTCCAAGGTCGAGGTCAACCCCGCCAGCGGTTATCGCCGCTGCCTCAACGAAGTCTGCGGCGATGCCTTCGACCGGCTGCTGGCCCCCACCATCGAATCCGAAGTGCGGTACGAGGCCAAGAAGAAGGCCGACCTCGAGGCCATCAAGGTCTTCCAGACCAACCTGGACCACCTGCTGCTGGCGCCCCCCGCGGGCCAGCGCTGCACCCTTGGCGTGGACCCCGGCATCCGCACCGGCTGCAAGCTGGTGGTCATCAACCGCCTGGGCCAGCTCGTGCAGAACGACGTGATCTACCCCCTGGAGCCCAAGCGCGACCTGGAGGGCAGCCGCGCCATCCTCGAGAAGCTCTGCACCGGCAACCCCGTCGAAGCCATCGCCATCGGCAACGGCACCGGCGGCCGCGAGGTGGAAGCCTTCATCCGCGAGTGGCTGCGGGAGACCAACCGCACCAACCTCATCTGCGTGAGCGTGAGCGAGGCGGGCGCTTCCGTCTACTCCGCCAGTGACATCGCCCGCGAGGAATTCCCCGAGCATGACGTCACCGTGCGCGGCGCCGTGAGCATCGCCCGCCGCTTCCAGGATCCCCTGGCCGAGCTGGTGAAGGTGGATCCCAAGAGCATCGGCGTGGGCCAGTACCAACACGATGTGAACCAGACCTCCCTCAAGAAGGGCCTGGATGACGTGGTGGAAAGCTGCGTGAACCGCGTCGGTGTCGATCTCAACAGCGCCTCTTACAAGCTGCTGGCCTACGTGGCGGGCATCGGCGAAGGCCTGGCCAAGAGCATCGTGTCGCACCGCTTCGAACACGGCGCCTTCAAGCGCCGCGAGCAGCTTCTGGAAGTAAGTCGCTTCGGCGCCAAGGCCTTCCAGCAGTCCGCAGGCTTCCTGCGCATCCGTGATGGCGAGGATCCGCTGGATGCCTCCGCCGTCCACCCGGAAAGCTACCCTGTGGTGCAGCGCATCTGCCAGCTGGCGGGCAAGACCGTGCCCGAGCTCCTGGGCAACGATGCGGTGCTGGATGCCCTGGACCCCAAACTGCTCGTCGATGAGAAATTCGGCATCGAAACGGTGAAAGACATCCTGGGCGAGCTGAAGAAGCCCGGCCGCGATCCCCGCCACCAGTTCGAGATCGTCCAGTTCCGCGAGGGCGTCAACAAGCCCAGCGACCTGGAAGTGGGGATGGAGCTGCAGGGCATCGTCACCAACGTCACGGATTTCGGCGCCTTCGTCGACATCGGCGTCCACCAGGATGGCCTGGTGCACCTCTCCGAAATCGCCCACCGCTATGTGAAGAACCCCGCCGATGCCCTCAGCGTGGGTCAGGCCGTGAAGGTGAAGGTGCTGGCCGTCGATCTGGAGGCCAAGCGCATCGCCCTGTCCATCAAGGCCACCCTGGCCGCACCCGAAGGTGCTGGACAGCCCCAGCAGCACCGCCGTCGTCCGCCCCGATCTGAGGGCCAGCAAGGTCGCCCCCAGGGCGCCCCCCGGCCACCCCGTCCCGAAGGACCAAGGCCTCCGCGCCCCGAAGGTCAGCGCCCCCAAGGCGCCCGACCCCAGGGCTTCCGGCCTGAAGGCCCCCGGCCGCCCAGGCCCGAGGGCCCACGTCCGCCGCGGCCCCAGGATGCCCGGCCTCCGCGACCCGAGCGGGACTCCCGTCCGCCCCAGACCAACCGCGAACCCGCCGTGGCCGCTTCGGGCGCCTCGCTGACCGATCTGATGGCCAAATTCAACAAGGGCCACCGCTGA
- the lepB gene encoding signal peptidase I: MTESPKNASQEELEIVLPPGAEKGAVRDNLEVICFAMVLILFFKAFVGQQFKIPSASMRNTLMIGDHLLANKFIFAQPQWAWEEKLFPMRAVKRGDIIVFRYPIDRDQDYVKRCVALAGDTVEMRNKRLYVNGKQVTGPFEHQFGQSPEGPTPGPWPPQRYAGEAEHPLGLWRHTDAEVLALHDHNQIQGMNSLIQNGFKDQLGPITVPPGHVFAMGDNRDNSMDSRYWGFLPMDHLRGRPFIVWWSFREGDTDNDNGHVPEGPVDVASDFIDAARHFFTRTRWDRTGTIPE; this comes from the coding sequence GTGACCGAATCCCCAAAGAATGCCAGCCAGGAAGAGCTTGAGATTGTCCTGCCCCCCGGGGCCGAAAAGGGCGCGGTCCGCGACAACCTCGAAGTGATCTGCTTCGCCATGGTGCTGATCCTGTTCTTCAAGGCCTTCGTCGGCCAGCAGTTCAAGATCCCCTCGGCTTCCATGCGCAACACGCTCATGATCGGCGACCACCTGCTGGCCAACAAGTTCATCTTCGCCCAGCCCCAGTGGGCCTGGGAGGAGAAGCTCTTCCCCATGCGCGCCGTAAAGCGCGGCGACATCATCGTGTTCCGCTACCCCATCGACCGCGACCAGGACTACGTCAAACGCTGCGTGGCCCTGGCGGGCGATACGGTGGAGATGCGCAACAAACGCCTCTACGTGAACGGCAAGCAGGTCACGGGCCCCTTTGAGCATCAGTTTGGCCAGAGCCCCGAGGGCCCCACCCCGGGCCCGTGGCCGCCCCAGCGCTACGCCGGGGAAGCCGAACATCCGCTGGGGCTGTGGCGCCACACCGACGCGGAGGTGCTCGCGCTCCACGACCACAACCAGATACAGGGGATGAACAGCCTCATCCAGAACGGGTTCAAGGACCAGCTGGGTCCCATCACCGTGCCGCCGGGGCATGTCTTCGCCATGGGTGACAACCGCGACAACAGCATGGACAGCCGCTATTGGGGCTTCCTGCCCATGGATCATCTGCGGGGTCGGCCCTTCATCGTGTGGTGGAGTTTCCGCGAAGGCGATACGGACAACGACAACGGCCATGTGCCCGAAGGCCCGGTGGACGTGGCCTCGGATTTCATCGACGCCGCCCGCCACTTCTTCACCCGCACCCGCTGGGACCGCACGGGGACCATCCCTGAGTAG